The genomic interval CAGAAtacatatttgaatgctccagtttGCAAAAAGTATATACAACATGAGGTCCATAGTTCGGCAAGTCTGTGGAAGGTTGTTACGCACTTATTGTCtgtgcgttatatggtttgaagtcaaccAGAGCAGCTTGGTGTGCTCATATAGCTGCGACAATAGAAGAGTTGAATTTTATCTCTTctcttgcagatccagatgtttggcttagaccagctcagaaacacaatggtaccacttactatgagtatgtgcttatttataccaaTGATTTCTTATGTATCAGTACGGATCCaaagaagattctggattcaATTGGTACGCATTTCAAGCTCAAGCCCAAATCAATTACGACACCAGAGGTATATTTGagagcaaatcttggacattTGGTGCTTCCTAATAATCCATCAAAGCAACAATGGTTGATGAGTTCTacaaattatgtgaaacaggcTGTTGCAAATGTagaaaaggatttggatgagATAGGcaaacgtttatctacaaagatcAAGTCACCAATGTCctcaaattatcgaccggcacttgatgtttctcctttgttggatgcggaacgtgctaactattttcagtcacagacaggagttttgagatggaCATATTTTatgtctacgaaagtatctacaatcctttggtcccatagacacgttttagcccgcTATTGTTGCACTTTCCTATTACGGAAGTTTTATCGGTGTACCGGGAGACCTTGTTGAACATTAAAAGATTTAGTAGTAGAATGTATAAAATATAGTGCTTTACCAATTGGACCTTCCTCTATCTGTTCTGTCCGCATTCAATACCTACTACCTCCTAATCCTTTGTTCACGCGCGTTTTTTTGTGCAATTTTCTGGAGTATAGCCAAATGATAACTTTCTGGTCTTTCTGCGAGGAAAAAATTATCGAAAGAACCAGAGATGTAAAGGTGCTATGCGAAAAAGACACTGTATAATTGTAGCAACTATAAACTTATGCCAAGAATTTTGACTCTATCAAACAGCTGGCTTATGCAGATCAGCCAAACGTTTTACCACGTTTGCCATTTCCTCAGCCTGGGGTAGACTCAATCGCTTCTGGGCAAATATTTCGCTTCCCGGCGTAATCACTGTTGGGTCGTTTGACGTAGAGACACGGGCATGATGAGGAACCTCATGCAGCATTTGTGCCAGCTGCCTCTCCTCTGGGACGGTCCCTCTTTCGTACAAACTCATTAGTAAAAGATCACCCTCTGTGTGATTTGCAGCACAATGTGCCTTGCCGAGCGTTAAGCAGCACATTGCAGCAAGCTTAGCTGCAGCCTCCTCGTCTTCAGAAATATCAGGGTTTGCCCAGTGGCTTGGTGTCGAGTCTAcgttcttcttttccaagtagCGATCCAAGATCCAAATTATCGGATCAAGAATTCCTTCTTCAAGAAAAATCCTCGCGCGGTGTTTATCTTTCGCGAGAATCAGTATTTCCTCCATTGCTTCCACTTTCTCGTCAGAGAGCGTATATGCACAAGCCAAAACATCCAGCCATGCAATGGGCTGCTCTGCTAGGGGCAAGGAGTATATCTGAGCAACTGGAGTTATGGCGTCTGAGGAGAATAGTGATTGTAAGATCCCGGTTCCAATTAGACGCACTAATTTACTCCACCGCTGTATGGACCACTTACCATCTCTCAAACATGCAACTATTTGCTTCTTGTCACGTTGCTTCGGTACTGCATAAGGCAAAGAGGGAGGCACCCTTGATTTCGGGGCAATGCTTGGATATTCTTTGGATGGATTTTTATCGATGTACTCTTTAGTCAACAAGACATCTTCCTCGTTCGCTGGCAAATGCAGTTCCGTTGCATCGGATTCGGTCCCATTGCAGAAATTTTTTACTTCTGTTGGTACGTGATCATCTAAACCCGACTCGCGATAAGTGTTTGCACAAGAGTTCGACAGGATCTCGCTCGCGTTGGCGGCCGAATCTTGCATTCCCTCTATTGCTTCAGTTGCTTTCTGTCGCATATTACTTCGTTGTTCATCGGGAATCTGCATTACTCCAACACCAATGCCGACAACCGCTGCCCCCACCAATAAGCCCACCGGTCCCATGACAATGCAGCCCACGGTGGCTGCTCCCGCCACCACAGCAGCAGTTTTTGCAATTGGAGTATCTAGAGACTTACGGTAATGTTCGAGATCGCCCTTCTGGACAAGAGATCCTTCCATATCCGACGCCACTGCCGTAACGTCCCCTTCCTTGGCTTGCCGCTCACagtcttcctcttcacgcTTCTGAGAATACGTCAGGCTACCTTGACGGACAGCATCCTCCGTATCGTGCTCGTTGTCTTCGCGGCTTCCATAATCAAAGGTAcggtcatcgtcatcgtccttGAGCGGGGCAAGTTTTAGCTGTTGGAGCTCATTGTGGCCGCTGCTTCCAAAAAATTCTGCCACGTCTGGAGTCATTTGCGAAGCGGAAGTGCCCGAGAGGGCTAGCTCTTCCAGATTACGATCACTAGAAAGGAATGCCCCAGGTTCCCGACTTATGTCACCGTCCGTTTCGTAGTCCGATGAGGAGCTCGGGGCGACCATCAGCCTTCCCCGTGGGTCAGACCTGCTACATGTCACTTCTCTACCCGGTGTTCGTATCCGTGGTAAAAACCCGTCGCGTTGCAAATCAGGTAATTCGGGGCTCCGAATGTCATGTGGTATCCCGTTGCCGCGGTCTTTGGCGAAACTGTCGGAGACGCAAACTTCGCTTTGTTGTATGCTTGATGCCACAATGTTACTGTCGTCTCTCAGTGATGCAGCAGGGTCGGAGATATGCACAAAATCACCGTCAATACTGGGCTTTGGCGAGGTCGTAGCGTGGTACATTGACGCTACTTCGGTTGACTGGGCCCTGGTCGAATGGCGGCGTACGTGATCCAAGGATTTAAGCTTTTTTATTTTTTTGATTTTGGCAACGCGACTACTGATTGTTGAAGCCTGTGTGCTAGCTGCGACTGGAGTGGGAagcttttttgctgttgccgtGAAAGTTTGTGCTTGCTCTAGCATCGCCCGTCGCTCGTCTGCCTGTCGCTGGAGTTCTATTCTTCGATCTGATCGGCTTGTCGTGAGATTGGGTTGCATCCTCAAGGACGGTGTAGCTTTCTTTGCCGACCCCACATCGTGCGAGGTCTTTTGCAGGGGTTGAGCAAGGGATGCGGTCTTCGGCGTGGTTTCGTTTGGTCGAGCCGGCGAAATCGGCGCATTGGGAAGGATTCCACGACGTTTCGGGGTTCCATTATCGGCTGCTGCAGTAGAGGGCGCTTCCGACGAAGGCTTTTCCGTGACTTtatcgctttcgtttccgtcTGGGCGACATTTCCGCATAGCTTGTTTGGCAGATGGGGACATGTTCACCATGGGGGGGTCCGGCGGCGGTTGGGGTGCACGAAAGTCACGCTGTATGTTCGCTTCTCGCAGTCGGTTTTTGCGATTCTGGCTCGCTCGTCTCGTTGTAGAAGGCGGACGATCAGGCGAAAGCTCGGACTGCTGATGTAGACTGTTTAGATTGCTCAAAATGACGTCAACGAGCTCACTCTTTCCACTGCTCGCAGCGCTGAGCGTCTCGGGTGTTCCAGCATTTGACCGAGTCGGCGAATCAGGAATGCGACGCGTGGCATCGTTGTGCGCTTCAAACGAAGCGATTCTGCTGTGCACGTCGAGACTCGAGTTCCCTTCGCTCATGACGAGGATTGCCAGCACTTTGTACGCCCCAAACTCTTCTGCAATGGTATGCAGGCCTGGAGATTCTCTGGTGGGTTGTTCGAGGCTCCCACGGTGATGTACGGCAATGACTGGCTTGGCCGATAGATGCTTTAATCAGGAGGGGCAAGACAATGAATATGCTTTGATGGCAAGCGGTAACATTCACATTCACACAGTAGAGAAAGGCAATAGCGCTCCAGACCTGGAAATTACCAATgtgtacctacctacctacttaCCACCACCTACAGAATATCCAGAGTCGTCGCGCTATTTGGAATTTACACTAACTAAAAGCAAACGATAAGAGGCGGATCGTACAGGAAGAAGCGAAGTTCGCGCCGGACCGACTCCAATGAAATGTCGCCATCCGTTGACACCCGCATCGGAACCTTCTCGgacattttcttttcaaactTTTGGTTAACTATGGCAAGGCCCGCTACTCCCTTTGCCAACAAACGTATTTTGGTCGGTGTACTACATACGGCTAGTTCTTCCTCTTACGGCTAACAGACAATACAACGAATCAGACAAGATCATATCTTAAGGGTTACAGCTAGGGTTTTTGGCCGAATCCGTTTGGCTGTGACAGGAATATGGTCGAGTTTCGATGTCTGCCGCGCACCTGCTTCACTCGTATCCGTAGTCACCGTCACCTTGATtacgctcacagtcagattgCCGATATTACCTCACACGAATAAGGTCCGACGCACCCTTCTCCAGCTTGGACCACTACGCTGCCTTGCCGTCTTTTTCGGCGATTACCACGAGATTATGACGACGTCGCAAGAAGATGAACCGTTACTGAACCCTCAAATCGCTGCCGCGGCGGCGGTTTCCGGTGCCGGCTTTATTAATTCGTCTACCGAAAAGATCAAAAAGGCGCGAGCGGAAGGGCCGTTGACGTTTCGCACGCTCGGATTTCTGGGGGGTTTGGCCATGATTATTAGCAACGGCCTAGCCATCCTTGACCGattcttttctttcaacTTTGCGGGTGCCATGATCGCATTCTACGGTGTACTCTTCGGTGTTATTATTACTATGCTGGAAGCTCCTGGACCTTGCAGTCAGAGACTTCAGGGAGGAATTCGTTTTTACGCCAAGTTCTTGGACTTTACTTGGGGACGTGGTGCTCTTTACTTTTTTGTAGGAACCCTGCAGGTCTCCAATTGGAACATGCTGGACTGGGCTGTAGGGGGCTTTATGATTTTTGTCGGAGTAACCGCAATTGGAGTGGGAATTGCTGCAGCCCGAGACCTCCGACTCCTTAAATTTGCCATTCAAAACGAGAATCATCTTAAAGAAAAATGGAACCAGCACGATGCGGACGGAAACGGTACACTAGATGCCAAGGAACTGACGGCCTTTGTAGCAGATGCCGGTGTGGATATGTCGCGAAACGAGATTGCTGCCACATTCCTGGCCCTCGACAAGAACTTTGATGAGAAGATTGCCTACGAAGAATTCTTCTCTTGGTGGACAGCCGCCGGAACCTACGGCGCCGGTACAAGCATGTCCGTATAGCTTTATGAGGCTTTGTCCATGTAGTAGTAAATTTGCATTTCCGACAGATTATGTCTACGTAACTCGATGTTGATTGCGCATACTGATTAAAAGTCCTGACTGATGTACTTCAGCAACGAGTTTTACTCGTCCTCGCTATCTTCAATGGCGAGACGTCGAGGAGTCAATCCAGATCTCAAAGCACGGACGTTCAATTGGCTATCAGCAGCTTTGAACTCCTCGTCAGAGGAGCTGTCCTTCATGGCCTTCTTGTGGAGGCGATGTCCCCTTTCCAACTCGCCAGTGTCTGAGCTCTTGCGCCCGCTTGCTAACTTTGCCCGGTCGCTACGCGCACCAAACGAAGCCCGGCGGTCCTTTATGGCCTGCTCCCactcatcttcttcttcggaagaCTCTTCGAAAACGCCGCCGTTGGCTACATCGGATTCATACGTATCTACGCTCCTGTCCGACTCTGTCTCTTCCAGCTGCGTGTACCGCTCAATCAGATGCTGAtcaatttccatttcctGTCGTGCCTCTTCCATTGCCAATGCACGGTGGCCTCCGTCGCTATCGTCGGCATTCGATTCATCAAGAAAATCGCCCATatcctcttcatcgtcgcgAGCGTAAGGACCAGATATCAAATCCCAAAGCTCCAAAGCGTGATCGGCAAAGCTATGAAAAAATTTCACAGCAGGCTCAATGTACTGGCACGCATCGTCAAAATCAGAATGATCCTGCTGCTTGACGAGTTCCCGTGCCCGACCTGCTTTATGCAAAAGACTCAGCAGGTAGACGAAACTTTCGTTGTTTCCATCAAACCAATAATTCTTGAGCTGTCCTTGAAAGGTACGGTAACTCGTATTCTTAATGTAACGTTGGAGCAGTCCGTCGGTAGTCCGGACCTAGTTTAACCGAAATAAAAAGGATTTGAAAGACAAAGCATGAGATCGTAAAATGAGAATATTTGCAAATTTACAAAACTTTGTACCTTGAATCTTTCGTAAAGATCGTTTCCCTGTACTGACTTTGTATTGACACCGTGATCTTCGCGTAAGTGCACCTTTGCGTGCGTAGCTTTGGTaaagcagcaaaaggatGCCACCACAAATTCTTCATTACCCATCTCACCAAGAATATGCATTGGGCCTTTCTCAAAGTCCAGTGGATAGCGTCGAGCAAAGTGGGCTTCACTTTGATCGTCTTCTGCGTTTTCACTCGACACACTATTGGAATAGGCTGCAGTGTAGCATAGCGGGCAAACGTAAAGGTCTTGGCTTCCCATGCAGGACTGTACGTATTCACTTACGAGGTTTAAAAAGCCTTCCTCATCCTGTTGGGACCGCTCTTCAAAAGTGCCGGCGTCCTCCTTTTCTGCGATGTCACGAGTGTTTCTCTGGACGTAGAAAGAGCCGTACAAATCAAGTGCTTCACGGCCAAAACGCGATGCAATTTGATCCAGAAGGTCATCAGACATGGCGGTACGAAAATGAGGCGGCTGAAGAAATGTCTGCCTCTCAGTGCCGGTTTGGTCTGTTCGATACTTTGGACGACTCGCACTAAGAGCGATTTTCCGTAGAGTTGCAAGGCAAAAACACTGTCTGCTTTCCATATCAGGTGAGAAAAAGCAAACATGCTTCTCTGGAAGCGGTTCGTCGGTTATAGTATCTCTTCGCGAGGTGCAATTTGGCAACTTCGGCGGAGACAACCGGTGGCGTTGGTTCGACGAATCATCAGAATTATCGTCGGTAGAATCGTGAAAGGGACTCGGTTTTACTGAG from Phaeodactylum tricornutum CCAP 1055/1 chromosome 11, complete sequence carries:
- a CDS encoding predicted protein; amino-acid sequence: MSEKVPMRVSTDGDISLESVRRELRFFLYDPPLIVVHLSAKPVIAVHHRGSLEQPTRESPGLHTIAEEFGAYKVLAILVMSEGNSSLDVHSRIASFEAHNDATRRIPDSPTRSNAGTPETLSAASSGKSELVDVILSNLNSLHQQSELSPDRPPSTTRRASQNRKNRLREANIQRDFRAPQPPPDPPMVNMSPSAKQAMRKCRPDGNESDKVTEKPSSEAPSTAAADNGTPKRRGILPNAPISPARPNETTPKTASLAQPLQKTSHDVGSAKKATPSLRMQPNLTTSRSDRRIELQRQADERRAMLEQAQTFTATAKKLPTPVAASTQASTISSRVAKIKKIKKLKSLDHVRRHSTRAQSTEVASMYHATTSPKPSIDGDFVHISDPAASLRDDSNIVASSIQQSEVCVSDSFAKDRGNGIPHDIRSPELPDLQRDGFLPRIRTPGREVTCSRSDPRGRLMVAPSSSSDYETDGDISREPGAFLSSDRNLEELALSGTSASQMTPDVAEFFGSSGHNELQQLKLAPLKDDDDDRTFDYGSREDNEHDTEDAVRQGSLTYSQKREEEDCERQAKEGDVTAVASDMEGSLVQKGDLEHYRKSLDTPIAKTAAVVAGAATVGCIVMGPVGLLVGAAVVGIGVGVMQIPDEQRSNMRQKATEAIEGMQDSAANASEILSNSCANTYRESGLDDHVPTEVKNFCNGTESDATELHLPANEEDVLLTKEYIDKNPSKEYPSIAPKSRVPPSLPYAVPKQRDKKQIVACLRDDAITPVAQIYSLPLAEQPIAWLDVLACAYTLSDEKVEAMEEILILAKDKHRARIFLEEGILDPIIWILDRYLEKKNVDSTPSHWANPDISEDEEAAAKLAAMCCLTLGKAHCAANHTEGDLLLMSLYERGTVPEERQLAQMLHEVPHHARVSTSNDPTVITPGSEIFAQKRLSLPQAEEMANVVKRLADLHKPAV
- a CDS encoding predicted protein — protein: MTTSQEDEPLLNPQIAAAAAVSGAGFINSSTEKIKKARAEGPLTFRTLGFLGGLAMIISNGLAILDRFFSFNFAGAMIAFYGVLFGVIITMLEAPGPCSQRLQGGIRFYAKFLDFTWGRGALYFFVGTLQVSNWNMLDWAVGGFMIFVGVTAIGVGIAAARDLRLLKFAIQNENHLKEKWNQHDADGNGTLDAKELTAFVADAGVDMSRNEIAATFLALDKNFDEKIAYEEFFSWWTAAGTYGAGTSMSV
- a CDS encoding predicted protein, translated to MPRSKPAQPRSRKLTSKPGKKEHSSPRPEPIEGEAHKQFSTDSQSIHSSYSESRLERFAVKASAITSPHKNMPRRRGLNRAILAEKKIKDKSDSKRTPRLCRTGSVDGDNFPRDESFDTSDCKSSAGSESGNDDSSESVTPTRRSNRQRLPKPVNFSHEDEALEKHSPRKRRLERRLLAKQRKPMGKSSDQDNVLTSESIHKRRRPMVRKSIKSAFPAIGESTRKALKNVTLLGQSNVDASVPPQARRRSTKRTQNEDEDDFVVTSGDEEEGEDMNHTQSDDSEDLLSSDNSDHFQTQSNHGVHHVESDGIGSADESSGTEENETAIYSSPQLTFISRGDTSVKPSPFHDSTDDNSDDSSNQRHRLSPPKLPNCTSRRDTITDEPLPEKHVCFFSPDMESRQCFCLATLRKIALSASRPKYRTDQTGTERQTFLQPPHFRTAMSDDLLDQIASRFGREALDLYGSFYVQRNTRDIAEKEDAGTFEERSQQDEEGFLNLVRTTDGLLQRYIKNTSYRTFQGQLKNYWFDGNNESFVYLLSLLHKAGRARELVKQQDHSDFDDACQYIEPAVKFFHSFADHALELWDLISGPYARDDEEDMGDFLDESNADDSDGGHRALAMEEARQEMEIDQHLIERYTQLEETESDRSVDTYESDVANGGVFEESSEEEDEWEQAIKDRRASFGARSDRAKLASGRKSSDTGELERGHRLHKKAMKDSSSDEEFKAADSQLNVRALRSGLTPRRLAIEDSEDE